GTCATCGGAGACCGGGTTGATCACCGCGAGGTCGACCTCGCCTTTGAGCAGGCGCTGCACCAAGTCGTCGGTCTCGGCCACGGCGACGTGGCAATGGACGTTCGGGAACGCGGCGCCCAGGCTGGCCACCAGCGGCGCGGCCAGGACGCCCGCGGTGGTGGGCACCATCCCGAACAGCAGTCCACGCTCGATGCGCGCCAACGGCGATCCCGCATACCGGACCGCGAGCTCGAGCTGACGCAGCGGGGCCGCGGTCGAGGAGCGCAGCCGTTCGCCCTCCTCGGTGAGATGCACGCCGCGGCGGGTCCGCTCGAACAGCGTGATGCCGAGGTCCTCCTCGAGCAGCCGGATCTGGCGACTCAACGCCGGCTGGGCGATGCCCAGCACCGCGGCCGCGCGGGTGATCGAGCCTTCCTCCGCGATCCGCAAAAAGTATTTGAGCCGGTGGGTGTCCATCGCCTCCACATCTACCAGCCATACAAATGCGGCATGACCTGTTTCCCAAATCGGTATTACCTCCTGGCCGTGAGGCGGCCATATCGTCAGCGAGGTGGGGCGGCGATGCCGTCCCGGTCTGGCTGAGGAAGGGTCGAGGATGACGGTTCAGGGCGAACAGGACTGGGTGCAGCTGCTCGGGTTGGACCGCCTACCCGAGCACATCGTCGGCAAGCGCGTGACCGAACTGATGGACCTGTCCGGCAAGAAGGCCTTCGTCACCGGTGCCGGCGGCGACGGTCTGGGACAGGCGATCGCCAACCGGCTGGCCGGCTGCGGCGCCGAGGTCGCGCTCATCGGCCGCACCTTCGAGAAGGTCGAACGCCGCGCCAAGGAAGTCGAGGAGCGCTGGGGCGTGCGGGCCATCCCCGTCAAGGCCGACATGTCCGACTGGGACCAGGTGCACGGCGCGGTGCGCCAGGCCCACGACGAACTCGGCGGCCTGGACATCATGGTGAACAACCCGGTGATGGTGGCAGCGGGGCCGTTCGAGAAGCAGACCAAACAGGACATCGACTACACGGTGCTGGGCAGCCTGACGATGATGATGTACGGGGCGCACGCCGCCCTGCACCACATGCTCGACCAGGGCTCGGGGAAGATCATCAACATCGGATCGGTCGGCGGCCGCATTCAGCAGCGCGGCCTCGTCGTCTACAACGCGTGCAAGGCCGGGGTCATCGGGTTCACGCGGAACCTCGCCCACGAGGTCGCGCTTCGCGGTGTCAATGTGTTGGGCGTGGCGCCGGGCATCATGATCAAGCCGGAGATGCGGCAGTACTTGCTCGACCCTCAGGACGACAAGCAGCGCGCCGGCCGCGGCGCCATCCAGGAAGCGATCACCCACCAGGTCCAGCTGGGTCGCGCGTCGTTGCCCGAGGAGGCCGCCAACATGGTCGCGTTCCTGGCCTCCGAGGCGGCCGATTACCTGTGCGGGCAGACCATCGACGTCGCCGGCGGGCAGTGGATGGGTTGAGCGCTGCCGCAGCCACTTTCACCAAGGACGCCAAGGAGACAGCCGTGCTGACACCCGGTGAACTGATGGAGGAAGCCGCGGCACGGACCGGGCTCACCGAATTCGGCGACGACTCCTTCACCGAGGGTCTGAGCGTCCTGTTGTCCGCGTTGCGCGACGAGGCGCACCTCAACGAGCGTGGGGAAGCCTTTCTGCGACAACGCATCGCGGGCTATCTCTCGCAACGGCTGCAGGTCGAGGACTGGTTTCGGCGGCACCCGGAGATCGGGGACGTGCCCATCCGCGAGCCGCTCGTCGGCCTGGGATTGCCCCGGACCGGATCCACCGCCCTGTCGATGCTGCTGGCCCAGGACCCCGAGGTGCGCTACCTGCGCCGATGGGAGTCGACACAACCGTGCCCGCCGCCCTCGACGGTGCACGGCGTCGATCCTCGTGTCCCGGCCGACCAGGGTGAGGTGGTGGGGACTCGCCGCCACGTTCCCGGCGATACACATGGGCCCATGGAGTGCCACGAGCTGATGGCGCTCGATTTCAAATCGCACATCTTCCAGTCCTTCGCCGAAATCCCCTCGTATTCAACGTGGCTGGTGGAGCACGCCGACCTGGCCCCGACGTTTCGCTACCAGCGGCGGGTGATGCAGCTGCTGCAGTGGGGTGAGCCGGAGCGGCCGTGGCGGTTGAAGTGCCCGTCGCACGTGTTGTGGCTCGGCGCGCTGGACGCGGCGTTCCCCGACGCGCGATTCGTCATGACCCATCGCGACCCCACCGATGTCCTGTTGTCGGTGGCCGACCTGTATGCCGACATCATCGGGTCGTTCAACACCCGTGTCGACCGCCGCTACATCGGCCGGCTCAACGTCGAGCATTGGTCACTCGGCATGGACCGCGCGCTGCAGTTCCGCGCGGCCGGTGCGGATGATCGGTTCTACGACATCGACTTTCGGGCCATGCAGGCCGATCCGGTCGGCGAGGTCGCCGGCCTGTACGCCTGGCTTGGGGCCCCGGTGTCCGACGAGTTCGAAGCGCGGATGCACAGTTGGTGGGAGCACGCCGCCGCGGAGCGCGAGCCGAGTTCGCACGCCGACCCGGTGGAGTTCGGAATCGACCTCGACGAGGTTCGGCCCCGGTTCGCGCGCTATGTCAAAAGCGCGCGGCGGTGGACGCGGCACGGAAACGTAAGGAGTGAAACAAGCAATGGCGGTTGACCTCACCGGCGGCATCGACCCGTCGCGCGAATACGTACTGGCGCAGCGCCCGGACGATCCGGAGATGCGGGACTCGGTCAGTTTCTGGGTGGTCGACGACCGCGGCCAGATCGGCCTGCCGCGCGTGGGAATCGAAGCGGTGGGCGCCAATTGGGACTCCCATGACATTCAAGTCAATGCCGCGTTTCCCGACGGGCGCGTCTACCGGCTGCGCACCAACGGGCCGTCGCTGCCCACTCGGGGCGCCGACGGGCGGCCCACCGTGCTCGGCGCGGGCGGCCTGGCATTTCAGTGCCTCGAACCCTTCGACACCTGGACGATGACGTACAACGGGCCGGCCGTGCAGACCTCGTCGGCCGACCTGGTGGCGGGCAAGAAGGACGGCCCGACGACCGACATCGGCTTCCGCGTCGAGGCGAAGATGGCGGTGCCCCCGTGGGTCCAGGGCGCGCTGCAAGCCGATGCCGACACGCAACTCAAGACCACCCCGGTCGGCGCCATCATGGGCGGGCCGCGCTATGAGCAATTGTTCACCGCCGCCGGGGAATTCCGGGTGGGGAGTGAACGCCACACGTTCACCGGCAGCGGCCTGCGGATCCGTCGTACCGGCGTGCGCAAGCTCGCCGGCTTCTGGGGACACTGCTGGCAGTCGGCCGTGTTCGGCAGCGGTCGCGCCTTCGGCTACATCGCGTATCCGCCGCGTCCGGACGGCCAGCCCACCTTCAACGAGGGATTCATCTTCACCGGCGACGGCGGTCTGGTCCCGGCGCGCGCGGTGCGCGCGCCCTGGCTGACCCGGCTGCGACCCCTTGGCGAGGATGTCTCGCTGGTGCTGGAGACCGCCGACGGGCTCGTCGAAATCGCCGGCGAGACAGTGTTTTCCACGCACGACGTGCACCACAACGACGACATGTACTCCATGCACGCCCTCAAAGAGGAGATGGCCGAGTTCCCGGCCGTCCAGCAGGCCGGCGTGCGCTACCGATGGGATGGCGAAGAAGCCTACGGCATGCTGGAACGCTCCAACCCGCTCGACAAGATCGCGCGCGACTGAAAGGAACCCAGACCACACATGAGCCAGTCACTCTCGGGAAAGGTCGCGCTGATCACCGGCGCCGCGCGCGGGCAGGGCCGGGCACACGCAGTGCGCCTTGCGGCAGAGGGCGCCGATATCGTCGCGGTTGATCTCGCCGGGCCGCTGCCACCGAGCGTCCCCTACGACTCGCCCACGCCCGACGATCTGGCCGAGACCGCACGGCTGGTGAGCGAAAACGGCCGGCGAATCGTCACCGCCGAGGCCGACATCCGCGAGCTGGACGCGCTGTCCGCCGCCGTGGACAAGGCGGTCGGCGAGCTGGGCCGGCTCGACGTCATCGTCGCCAACGCCGGGATCTGCAGCCCCGCGCCCTGGGATCAGATCACCGCGCAGGCATTCCGAGACACCATCGACACCAACGTGATCGGCACCTGGAACACCGTGATGGCGGGGGTGCGGCACATCATCGACGGCGGCCGCGGCGGCTCGATCATCCTGATCGGTTCGGCGGCCGGCATCAAGATGCAGTCGTTCATGATCTATTACACCGCAAGCAAACACGCGGTCGTGGGGATGGCGCGGGCGTTCGCCGCCGAGCTCGGCCGGTACAACATTCGCGTCAACAGCCTCAACCCCGGCGCCGTCGCCACCCCGATGGGCACCGGCCGGATGCGGGAAGCATTGCAGGCCGCCGCCGACGACTATCCGCATCTGCGGGGCATGCACAAGCCGCTGCTGCCCGAGGGCATCGCGCAGCCCGAGGACATCGCCGACGCCGTGGCCTGGCTGGCCTCCGACCAATCCAGATTGGTGACCGCCACCCAGGTTTCGGTCGACATCGGCGTCGGGTACGTGTGATGCGCGGCCTGGCCGGCAAGACATTCGTGGTCGCCGGGGGTGCCACCGGGATCGGCGCGGCCACCGCCGGGCGCCTTGCCTCCGAAGGCGCCCGCGTCGCCATCGGCGACACCAACATCGCGGGCGCCACCGCCACCGCCGAGCGGATCGAGTCGGCGGGCGGCCGCGCGATCGCCGTGGAGTTCGACCTCGCCGACGAACAGTCCGTGGGGCGCCTCGTCGAAACGACGCTCGACGAGTTCGGGGCCATCGACGGCCTGCACAACGTGGGCGCCGATCTGTCCGAGGAAAATCTTGGGCGCGACACCACGATTCTCGAGACCGAGATGGACGTCTGGCAGCGCACGCTCGACGTCAACCTGCTCGGCTATGTCCGCACGATCCGCGCGGTCCTGCCGCACCTACTCGCCCGGGGCGGGGGCAGCATCGTCAACACCTCCTCCGGCGCCGCGCTGGGCAGCGACCCCATGCACGTCTCCTACGGTGCCTCGAAGGCCGCGGTGAACCACCTCACCCGGCACGTGGCCGTCAATTGGGGCAAACACAACATCCGCAGCAACGGCGTCATGCCCGGCCTGGTGATGGGCGAGACCCAGGAGCGGCAGAACGACGTCGCGCTCCAGCAGGCCTTCCTGATGTTCGGCAAGACCAGCCGGCTGGGCAAGCCGGACGACCTCGCGGCGATCACCGCGTTCCTGCTGTCCGACGAGGCCGAGTGGATCACCGGCCAGGTCTGGTACATCGGCGGCGGGTCACACCTGCGCCAATAGCCCGAACCGCCGGGCAGGCAGAATGGTGGGGTCAAGACCGCGGCGGTATCGAGAAGGAGCGGCATGCCCACCAGCGAATATCAGGTGAGCGGGATGAGCTGCGCGCACTGCGAGGCCGCCATCCAGAGCGAGGTCGGCAGGATCCCCGGCGTCGACGGCGTGACGGTCAGCGCCGACACCGGCCGGCTCGTCGTCACCGGCGCGCTGCCCATTGACGCGGATGCCGTTCTCGCCGCGGTCGACGAGGCCGGCTTCGAGGCCGTCCTGGTCGCATGAGCACGCCCCCACGCCACATCAACGAGGGCACGCTTCCCGAGGACACCGCGGCACGCACACCCCGCATCGAGCTCGAAATCACTGGGATGACCTGCGCGTCCTGCGCGGCCCGGATCGAAAAGAAACTCAACAAGCTCGCCGGCGTCGCCGCCACCGTCAACTACGCGACCGAGAAGGCCGCCGTCAGCGTCCCCGCCGGGTACGACTCGCGCATCCTGATCGACGAGATCGAAAAGGCCGGTTACACCGCCGCCGTGGCGCGACGTTCGCCGGAGCGCGACGCCGAGCTGGCGGCGCTGCGCCGACGGCTGATCACCGCCGCGGTGCTGGCCGTCCCGGTGATCGGCATGGCCATGGTTCCCGCGTGGCAGTTTCACCACTGGCACTGGGCATCGCTGGCGCTGACGGCGCCGGTCGTCCTGTGGTGCGGGCTGCCGTTCCACGCGGCGGCCTGGGCCAACCTCAAACACCGCGTCGCCACCATGGACACCCTGGTCTCCATCGGGACCCTGGCCGCGTTCCTGTGGTCCCTCTACGCGCTGTTCCTCGGGACGGCCAGCGCGCCGGGCATGGAGCACGACTTCGAATTCACCGTCGGCCGCGATGACGCGCCGTGCCACGTCTACTTCGAGGTGGCCGCCGGCGTGACGCTGTTCGTCCTGGCCGGCCGGTACTTCGAGAAGCGGGCCAAGCGGTCCGCCGGGGACGCCCTGCGCGAGCTGGTGGCGTTGGGCGCCAAGGACGTCGGGGTAGTGCGCGACGGCACCGAGACGCGGCTGCCGATTGAGCGGCTGGCGGTCGGCGACGAGTTCGTCGTGCGTCCCGGCGAACGGATCGCGACCGACGGGGTCGTCGTCGCGGGTTCCTCGGCCGTGGACGCCTCGATGCTGACCGGCGAGTCCGTGCCCGTCGAGGTCGGCGAGGGCGACGCCGTCACCGGCGGCACCGTCAACGCCGGCGGCCGGCTTGTCGTGCGCGCCACCGGGATTGGCGACGACACCCAGCTGGCGCAGATGGCCAGACTTGTCGAACGGGCCCAGTCCGGCAAGGCCCGGGTGCAGCGCCTCGCGGACCGGGTCTCCGGCGTGTTCGTTCCCGTCGTCTTGGTGCTCGCGGTGGCGACGCTGGGCGGCTGGCTCGCGGCGGGATTTACGCCCACGACCGCGCTGACGGCGGCCGTCGCGGTGCTGATCATCGCCTGCCCGTGCGCGATGGGGCTCGCGACTCCGACCGCGCTACTGGTCGGCACCGGCCGGGCGGCCCAGCTCGGCGTCCTCATCCAGGGACCCGAAGTGCTCGAGTCCACCCGCAGGATCGACACGATCGTGCTCGACAAGACCGGCACCGTCACCACGGGCCGGATGACGCTGGTCGACGTGATCGACCGGGCGGGAACCGACCCCGCCACGCTGTTGCGCTACGCCGGGGCCCTGGAAGCCGCCTCCGAACATCCCATCGCGCAGGCCATCGCCCGGGCCGCCGCGACGCAACTCGGCGCGCTCCCCACGCCCGCCGACTTCGCGGGGGTCCACGGCATGGGCGTGCACGGCACGGTCGACGGTCACGCCGTCGTGGTCGGCCGCGCGAGCCTGCTCATCGAGCGCGGTGTGCGCCTCGACGCCGCGCTCGCCGCGGCCAAAGCCCGCGCGGAGGGCGAGGGCAGGACGGCCGTCGTCGTGGGCTGGGACGGTGTGGCCCGGGGCCTCCTGGTGGTCGCCGACACGGTCAAACCGTCCAGCGGCGAGGCCGTACGCCAGTTCCGACGGCTCGGACTGAACCCG
The sequence above is drawn from the Mycobacterium marseillense genome and encodes:
- a CDS encoding SDR family NAD(P)-dependent oxidoreductase, with the protein product MTVQGEQDWVQLLGLDRLPEHIVGKRVTELMDLSGKKAFVTGAGGDGLGQAIANRLAGCGAEVALIGRTFEKVERRAKEVEERWGVRAIPVKADMSDWDQVHGAVRQAHDELGGLDIMVNNPVMVAAGPFEKQTKQDIDYTVLGSLTMMMYGAHAALHHMLDQGSGKIINIGSVGGRIQQRGLVVYNACKAGVIGFTRNLAHEVALRGVNVLGVAPGIMIKPEMRQYLLDPQDDKQRAGRGAIQEAITHQVQLGRASLPEEAANMVAFLASEAADYLCGQTIDVAGGQWMG
- a CDS encoding sulfotransferase family protein, encoding MLTPGELMEEAAARTGLTEFGDDSFTEGLSVLLSALRDEAHLNERGEAFLRQRIAGYLSQRLQVEDWFRRHPEIGDVPIREPLVGLGLPRTGSTALSMLLAQDPEVRYLRRWESTQPCPPPSTVHGVDPRVPADQGEVVGTRRHVPGDTHGPMECHELMALDFKSHIFQSFAEIPSYSTWLVEHADLAPTFRYQRRVMQLLQWGEPERPWRLKCPSHVLWLGALDAAFPDARFVMTHRDPTDVLLSVADLYADIIGSFNTRVDRRYIGRLNVEHWSLGMDRALQFRAAGADDRFYDIDFRAMQADPVGEVAGLYAWLGAPVSDEFEARMHSWWEHAAAEREPSSHADPVEFGIDLDEVRPRFARYVKSARRWTRHGNVRSETSNGG
- a CDS encoding mycofactocin-coupled SDR family oxidoreductase, which produces MSQSLSGKVALITGAARGQGRAHAVRLAAEGADIVAVDLAGPLPPSVPYDSPTPDDLAETARLVSENGRRIVTAEADIRELDALSAAVDKAVGELGRLDVIVANAGICSPAPWDQITAQAFRDTIDTNVIGTWNTVMAGVRHIIDGGRGGSIILIGSAAGIKMQSFMIYYTASKHAVVGMARAFAAELGRYNIRVNSLNPGAVATPMGTGRMREALQAAADDYPHLRGMHKPLLPEGIAQPEDIADAVAWLASDQSRLVTATQVSVDIGVGYV
- a CDS encoding SDR family NAD(P)-dependent oxidoreductase, coding for MRGLAGKTFVVAGGATGIGAATAGRLASEGARVAIGDTNIAGATATAERIESAGGRAIAVEFDLADEQSVGRLVETTLDEFGAIDGLHNVGADLSEENLGRDTTILETEMDVWQRTLDVNLLGYVRTIRAVLPHLLARGGGSIVNTSSGAALGSDPMHVSYGASKAAVNHLTRHVAVNWGKHNIRSNGVMPGLVMGETQERQNDVALQQAFLMFGKTSRLGKPDDLAAITAFLLSDEAEWITGQVWYIGGGSHLRQ
- a CDS encoding heavy-metal-associated domain-containing protein, translating into MPTSEYQVSGMSCAHCEAAIQSEVGRIPGVDGVTVSADTGRLVVTGALPIDADAVLAAVDEAGFEAVLVA
- a CDS encoding heavy metal translocating P-type ATPase; protein product: MSTPPRHINEGTLPEDTAARTPRIELEITGMTCASCAARIEKKLNKLAGVAATVNYATEKAAVSVPAGYDSRILIDEIEKAGYTAAVARRSPERDAELAALRRRLITAAVLAVPVIGMAMVPAWQFHHWHWASLALTAPVVLWCGLPFHAAAWANLKHRVATMDTLVSIGTLAAFLWSLYALFLGTASAPGMEHDFEFTVGRDDAPCHVYFEVAAGVTLFVLAGRYFEKRAKRSAGDALRELVALGAKDVGVVRDGTETRLPIERLAVGDEFVVRPGERIATDGVVVAGSSAVDASMLTGESVPVEVGEGDAVTGGTVNAGGRLVVRATGIGDDTQLAQMARLVERAQSGKARVQRLADRVSGVFVPVVLVLAVATLGGWLAAGFTPTTALTAAVAVLIIACPCAMGLATPTALLVGTGRAAQLGVLIQGPEVLESTRRIDTIVLDKTGTVTTGRMTLVDVIDRAGTDPATLLRYAGALEAASEHPIAQAIARAAATQLGALPTPADFAGVHGMGVHGTVDGHAVVVGRASLLIERGVRLDAALAAAKARAEGEGRTAVVVGWDGVARGLLVVADTVKPSSGEAVRQFRRLGLNPVLLTGDNHAVAARIADELGITQVIAEAMPADKVAAVQRLQAEGKVVAMVGDGVNDAAALAAADLGLAMGAGTDVAIEAADLTVIRDDLRAAVDAIRLSRRTLATIKANLVWAFGYNIAAIPLAALGMLNPMLAGAAMALSSVLVVGNSLRLRSFTSVITDA